The Rhizoctonia solani chromosome 13, complete sequence nucleotide sequence ATAGGTGATGACGACTGTTTATGGGGTCACGTTTATCGGGGCTCGAGACCAGATTGAAAAACAACTCAGGGACATAGTAGGCCTGTCCCGGGAAGAATCGTGGCCTGTCGCTGCATATTTGGCTAAGCGGGTGTGTTAAGATACTGTTATCGACGGCTCCTTACTGAAAGAACTCAGGTTCTCGGTGCCATCGGTGATCTTTTCAGTGGCGCATCCCAGATCCAAAACTGGCTGAGCATTAGTGCCCGATTAATCGCCAAGTCCATCCCCTCTGATCGCATGCCCACCGTCTTATCTGCTACGCCTCGTGAGGCCGCGCGGGAACGCATGACGTCTGTCATTTGGACAACTGCGCTTGGATTGCCTATTGTTCAGCCATACCGCAAGgccaagaagaagcagatctTGACTGCACTCCAAAGCGTATTCATTTCGGACCCCAATCTTCCTACCCAGGTCGATCCGGTCAAGCAGAGCGCTGCTTTCCCTCCAAACTTTGTACATAGTTTGGATGCGACTCATATGATGTTGACTGCACTTGAATGCCgggtgagtatatgcacttTTGGAAACTAGCAGCCGTACCTAATGCTATAGGCATCGTCCATCACCTTTGCGTCTGTTCACGACTCTTACTGGACACATGCATCGACCGTAGATGATATGTCTGCTATCATCCGGGACACATTTATTGCACTCCATAGCTCGAATATTCTGCAAAAGCTTCGAGAAGAGTTCCTTGATCGCTATAAGGAATATCGCGTACCCCTTTCTACCCTCACCGACCGTGAACTCTGCTCGATTCTTCCCTCACTTGTTGACCCCGCACGAGAATCTACTCCGCCACCCAAACTACTTAGCCTCATCCTCGCTCTTGTTCAACGCTCCAACTCGCGGTACGCCAAAGAGGACGCGACAAAAAAAGCTATTGCGGCCGCGAAGGAGATGCTGAGCAACGCGGAATTAGAGGCCGGTAAAGATACCGTCGAGAATGCTGTTGAAATGCCAGAAACAGAAGAAGCTGAAGTCGAATCGATCGAAGATACAATCGAAGACTTTATCGAAGGGTTAGATGAATCGGAGAAACCCAAAAAACGAAAGGCATCGATCAAGGTCAAGGGGCGTGTTGTCGCTGGAAAACTGGATCCTGATCTGCAATATATCCTGTTGACGGATATATTGCCTGTCCTACCTGAAAAGGGTGACTTTGATGTCGCCAGAATTAAGGAGTCGCAGTACTTCTTCTCGTAGATTGCTCGGGGATGTTGTGTATGATTTGGTTGTTATTATAGCGTTTTTCCTGTATTCTTGTTTTTGCCCGTATGATATTTCTGTCTGTGCACCATTATCACAAACCTTCATGTATACACCACTCAAATCTGGCGGAATTTTAATGAATTGAACAATTCAAGGCTACTAAGTCGACTACTACAAAAGGAGGGGATAAAGGCAGAGACTCAAGATGTCAATAACTAGATAAATACTCTATCGAACAAACCAAGTTTTGGCAGCCCCGAAATGTTCATATATATCACTATTCGAACCCCACATCAGCAGAGGCATATAAAAAGGCGCTGTCTTCTGGAAGatcttgtagtagtacgagTCGGTAGGGTGGTAAGGTTTTGTTCCCTCTCCTGGCGAATTGCTTCGAATTCCGATAAGTCGACTTTAGTCGCTGGGCGGTAAATCTGGCGATCTCGAGTGTAAAGCTTCCATGTTATGTACAAGCCTAAAGGTTTTGATTAATCACTAAGGGTAAGTCTTTAATCCGCCTACTTACCCAAAAATACGAATATATTGACATAATTGCTCAAGAAATCAGCTACGGAAAACTGGCCAGTCAAGAACACCCTGAATCCTATTGTGTATATTAGCATGTTGCCACTGATCACATGGTTTCGTCTACTTACCACTGAAAAACGTAATTAATATGACCATCACCAGCGCAAACCATGCAGTAAATGGTTGGAATGGTGCCCTATAGGGTAAGTCTACTCCAAAAATCAACGTCGGCAATCTGACCTCATGGAGTGGGCTCAACTTACCGTCGCGCGTGTATCCCTGAGCCTTTATCGCAGCGTAAAATCGTAGGTAACCGATACACAATATAATCCAGCTCACGAGCCCGGCAACCGCAGATAGGTTGATGAGCCATAATAAGACCTTCATGGACTTCTCGGTTACACTCAAGTAGCCAAGAGCGCCAAAAGCAGATGAGCACATAACGGCAACCCATGGGTTACTGGAGATTTTGACAATTAGTTACTTTTAGACACCGATAAGTGGATGAACATACCCCAGACGATTCGTTCGCGAGAAAATAACCGGAGCATTTCCATCCTCGGCCAATCCTATCAAAGAGCGCGATGCGATGAAGATACAAGATACACCCTGTATCCTAACTGTGATCAGTGACGTTCAAGGAGCGCTTAAATTTGATTACCGAGCTGAAAGCGGAACTCAGTACCACCGCATTTACAATATCAGGCAAAACTCGTATCCTTGCTCGGTGCATGGCAATAACAAATGGACTTTGAGCGGCTGTACCGTCTCCACCCAAAAGCAAAGGTTCCGTTGAGGGGAGCAGGAGGCCGATCATGAATACCGACGAAATGTAAACAGTACAACCGAGAGAAGGTCTTGTTGACGGCCTTTGGGATTGCCACGCGTGGATTCTTGGTCTCACACCCTGCATGGCTACAACCTGAATATTGCCGTAGGCTGTATGCATCACGAAGAGTGAGAAACTGCTCATTCAGAAGGGCCGGGATACTTACCAAATGCGGCATTGATCAAGGTGGACCAAACCGCGAGAAAACTTCCCCCAGCTACCTCCTATAGTTTGGCCCTCACTGAGCGCAAGCTTAGATAGCCACTTTAGCTTCCAGTACTTCGATAGCGGGTGCGGATACAACTCACCTGCCTGAATGGGCCAGGATCTCTCCAGTATCTGAAGAAACTATCTTGAGTATCCGGCATTCTGAATTAGAGGCCGCGTTGAGCGTACCTGAATCCTATGCTCTCATGTGTTGGGCCTCCCCCAGCGGTTATGACAAGGccaacaagaagaagaaccaCAATGAGCGTAATCTGAGTATTGAATCGAGTTGACAATCAATCGGATTAAAGTAAACGGCTATTGCTACTTACTTTGAGCAAGGCGAACCCAAATTCGACCTAGGATAGCACCCAATGAACATGTGTTCGGTAGCTCATTTTTTAGTATCTTACCTCTCCATAGACCCGCACTGGTCCCAAATTAATCAGACCATTGGGACACTAAAAGTTACGCAGTAAGTTAATGTCGTAGGGCTCGTGGCGAAATCCGGTCCTACCCAATATGCAGGTTGCTACGAGCTCTACCACGGCAGTAATCGCCATAGAATACCAGAAATTCCACCCCGTCACGGCTCCGAGCACTAGAGTGATGTTAGAATGTAGTTAGCCGCATTAACGAATAAACATATGCACCTGGGTCGACAAACTATCCCAAATCATTCTAGTTAATTCAAATGATCGCCTTCGATTATGCATTCAGCCTACCTTGGTTGTATGACGGACAAATCCTCCTGATACAGGAGAGCTGAAACCCCAATCGGTAAGCCATGCACCCACCAAATATTGGAGTTCAGCTTACAACGCAGACATTTCAGAGGCCGTGTAAGCAACTGAAACCAGGGTCGCTTCATTAATAGACTCTCCCGAAAGATCGCGGTGGCCACTTACCCGCTGCGGTAATCAGCCCCATCTTCGATGGCAATACGTCAGACCTCTTCGTAGTCTCGATAAGTGCTGCTACCTACCACAGTATATCCCAGGAAGGCTCCAAGTGGACCTGCCTCTGCCAAAGCTTTGCCTGAGGATAGGAATAATCCCGTGCCTATATATGCTATGGTCAGCTACCCGCTTACAAGGCCTCGCATGCTTCCACAAAAACTTGCCGATTGTGCCCGCTAGCGCAAACCTTGAATGTGTTGCAGCTTCAGTTTTCATGCTTCTTGAGATAAATTTTTATGGACCCACATATGAATATGCCTCTGCTTCAGCCCTCGGCGCACATCGGCCAGGCGTTCAGGATGAGCCCAAGGAACGTCATTCGAGTAGATCGAGTTTCGCTCTATATCTTTGTCAGGTAGTTTTGAGGGTGTTTGAGGTGTCTGATCCATTGGTTGCTGGCCAGAGCTCCTAGTTGACGAGGCGTCGGGAGTGACATACCCTTGCTCGAGAATCGGTAGGCTCGAATTCATCCTAATTTGGACAGGGGGGCGGTAGCTTGACAGACCCACCCAGCTTTCGTTATTTATATCCAA carries:
- a CDS encoding amino acid permease translates to MNSSLPILEQGYVTPDASSTRSSGQQPMDQTPQTPSKLPDKDIERNSIYSNDVPWAHPERLADVRRGLKQRHIHMFALAGTIGKFLWKHARPCTGLFLSSGKALAEAGPLGAFLGYTVMGLITAAVAYTASEMSAFSPVSGGFVRHTTKFVDPVLGAVTGWNFWYSMAITAVVELCPNGLINLGPVRVYGEVEFGFALLKITLIVVLLLVGLVITAGGGPTHESIGFRYWRDPGPFRQEVAGGSFLAVWSTLINAAFAYGNIQVVAMQGVRPRIHAWQSQRPSTRPSLGCTVYISSVFMIGLLLPSTEPLLLGGDGTAAQSPFVIAMHRARIRVLPDIVNAVVLSSAFSSGVSCIFIASRSLIGLAEDGNAPVIFSRTNRLGNPWVAVMCSSAFGALGYLSVTEKSMKVLLWLINLSAVAGLAQGYTRDDLPYRAPFQPFTAWFALVMVILITFFSGFRVFLTGQFSVADFLSNYVNIFVFLGLYITWKLYTRDRQIYRPATKVDLSEFEAIRQEREQNLTTLPTRTTTRSSRRQRLFICLC